From a single Paenibacillus sp. FSL R5-0345 genomic region:
- a CDS encoding deoxyribonuclease IV, giving the protein MSLLLGSHVSMTGPKMLLRASEEAASYGATTFLIYTGAPHNTRRKPIDALNIEAGQAHMKVNGISNIVVHAPFIVNLGNTLSAQVFEHSITFLQSEIIRTEALGSTQIVLHPGSHVGAGPQAGISRIVEGLNEVLSDKRNVQVSLETMAGKGSECGVSFEELAAIIDGVKYNERLSICLDTCHIHDAGYNVREDFDGILDQFDRVIGIKRLKAIHINDSKNIMGSRKDRHENIGHGYIGLQALRYVVHHPQLSTIPKLLETPSIGEKKYVNAPYKHEISLLRGETDEPIKK; this is encoded by the coding sequence ATGTCTTTACTCCTAGGGTCACATGTATCCATGACTGGGCCAAAGATGCTCCTTCGAGCTAGTGAAGAGGCAGCATCTTATGGAGCGACCACTTTCCTAATTTATACCGGTGCCCCTCATAATACACGTCGCAAACCCATTGATGCTTTGAATATTGAAGCTGGACAAGCTCACATGAAAGTTAACGGCATTTCTAATATTGTTGTGCATGCTCCGTTTATTGTTAATTTAGGAAATACGTTATCTGCACAGGTCTTTGAGCACAGTATTACGTTTCTTCAATCAGAAATTATAAGAACCGAAGCTTTAGGCTCTACACAGATTGTCCTCCATCCCGGTTCCCATGTTGGTGCTGGCCCACAGGCCGGAATCTCTCGGATCGTTGAAGGCTTGAACGAAGTACTGTCAGATAAACGGAATGTTCAGGTTTCATTAGAAACCATGGCGGGAAAAGGCAGTGAGTGTGGTGTCTCTTTTGAGGAACTTGCGGCTATTATTGATGGAGTGAAGTACAATGAGCGGTTGTCGATTTGTTTGGATACATGCCATATTCATGATGCTGGTTATAATGTAAGAGAAGATTTTGATGGCATATTGGATCAATTCGATCGCGTAATTGGAATAAAGCGCCTAAAGGCCATTCACATAAATGATTCAAAGAATATCATGGGCTCACGAAAAGACCGGCACGAAAATATCGGACATGGATATATTGGCCTTCAGGCACTGCGATATGTAGTCCACCATCCTCAACTATCGACCATTCCCAAACTCCTAGAGACCCCCTCCATCGGTGAAAAAAAATATGTCAATGCACCTTATAAGCATGAGATATCCTTGTTAAGAGGAGAAACTGATGAGCCTATAAAAAAATAA
- the nhaC gene encoding Na+/H+ antiporter NhaC, whose translation MERQLSFTKSFIIIIFILALLFVSIFLLKAEPHIPLLVTTIGTAALLGMFGFSWKKIESAIIQGIQTAIMPILILMLIGILIAVWMMSGTVPSLLYYGMDYINPNYFAVSALYVTIIVSMFTGSSFTTVSTIGVALMGIALTTGISPTLAAGAIISGACFGDKMSPLSDTTNFAPAVAGIPIFTHIRNMVYTTFPALVITTVFFLFAPKGNSIDLSSIKDIKLALQDGFHIHWLTLLSPLAVIVCSIKRIPILPTLIVGIISGLLVTALIQQQTEIDVWFSVMQSGYNSNIANEMVASIVNRGGMQSMMWSVSLILIALSLGGLIQHCGVIEAFFRKLIQPLKRKSSIVLMSGASSIAVNGMTGEQYLSILLPGQMFKDEYNRRGIPAKTLSRTLEDCGTLVNPLIPWGVSGAFFAVTLGVPVIEYAPYATFLWLSPFITFAYALIPRLQRNSLGKDKEISR comes from the coding sequence ATGGAACGTCAGCTTAGTTTTACAAAGAGTTTCATCATTATCATCTTTATTCTAGCACTTCTGTTTGTATCCATCTTTCTATTGAAAGCGGAGCCGCATATACCGCTTCTCGTAACAACAATAGGCACGGCCGCCTTACTAGGGATGTTTGGTTTCTCTTGGAAAAAGATCGAATCTGCCATTATTCAAGGGATACAAACGGCCATCATGCCGATTCTAATCCTCATGCTGATCGGAATTCTGATCGCGGTATGGATGATGAGCGGTACGGTGCCGTCGCTATTATATTATGGTATGGATTATATTAATCCGAATTATTTTGCGGTGAGCGCACTATATGTCACGATCATCGTCTCGATGTTCACTGGGAGCTCATTCACAACAGTAAGCACGATCGGCGTTGCTTTAATGGGAATTGCTTTAACTACGGGGATTTCCCCAACGCTGGCTGCTGGAGCGATTATCAGTGGGGCTTGCTTTGGTGATAAAATGTCGCCGCTGTCCGATACTACGAATTTTGCACCTGCAGTGGCTGGTATCCCCATATTTACACATATTCGCAATATGGTTTACACTACATTCCCAGCGCTTGTGATCACCACTGTCTTTTTCTTGTTTGCACCAAAGGGAAATTCGATCGACTTATCCTCGATTAAAGATATTAAGCTTGCCTTACAAGATGGATTTCATATTCACTGGTTAACGCTGCTATCTCCGCTAGCTGTCATTGTCTGCTCGATTAAGCGGATTCCGATCCTGCCTACGCTAATTGTAGGTATTATCAGTGGTCTTCTTGTGACGGCTTTGATTCAACAGCAGACAGAAATCGATGTCTGGTTTAGTGTAATGCAGAGCGGATATAACAGTAATATCGCGAATGAAATGGTTGCTTCTATCGTGAATCGCGGCGGGATGCAATCGATGATGTGGTCGGTATCTTTAATCTTAATTGCATTATCTTTAGGTGGTTTGATTCAGCATTGTGGCGTCATCGAGGCCTTTTTCCGTAAACTCATTCAACCACTCAAGCGTAAGAGTAGTATCGTTCTGATGAGCGGTGCTTCATCCATTGCTGTAAATGGCATGACTGGCGAACAGTATTTGTCGATCCTTTTGCCAGGGCAAATGTTCAAAGATGAATATAATCGACGAGGCATACCAGCGAAGACATTATCCCGTACATTAGAAGATTGCGGTACGCTAGTTAATCCATTGATTCCATGGGGCGTTAGCGGGGCCTTCTTCGCGGTGACTCTGGGTGTACCCGTTATAGAATATGCACCTTATGCGACCTTCTTATGGCTAAGTCCATTTATCACATTTGCATATGCGTTAATCCCAAGATTGCAAAGAAACTCACTGGGTAAAGATAAAGAAATCTCAAGATAA
- a CDS encoding GNAT family N-acetyltransferase, with product MSRSKLQDRIRLANVETKHAEQFNNLLRYVFQVTNRDLQIFGWENREITQAKLPVLKYADVVGWFDGDKLISQLAVYPFQVNIFGHIYEMGGLTGVGTYPEYANLGLMNKLMLHALTKMRDRKQSISYLYPYSIPYYRRKGWEIITDKISFEVPDTQLPKQRNVPGNVERVNIEHPDIKVIYDQFAVQHHGAMIRNELAWEEYLRWDLDDMTVGIYYNHDDLPMGYLLYWIAEEIFYIKEMVYINEEARTGLWNFISAHFSMIKLVKGDIYKGEPLSFILDDGDIKETIAPYFMARIVDVQLFIDQYPFKRQDKDCTLIFNLSDPMLEWNRGTFTLTVDKEGKGTLQQGGVNPSLTIDIPTLTTMLMGYKRPTYLARIGRIQTNEATILLLEGLIRPEHPYFSDYF from the coding sequence GTGAGTCGCAGTAAGTTACAGGATCGAATCAGATTAGCCAATGTCGAAACTAAGCACGCAGAGCAATTTAATAATCTACTACGTTATGTATTTCAAGTGACCAACCGTGATCTGCAGATCTTTGGCTGGGAGAATCGTGAAATCACTCAGGCCAAGTTGCCAGTTCTTAAGTACGCAGATGTTGTAGGTTGGTTTGATGGAGACAAGCTCATCTCTCAATTAGCTGTATACCCATTTCAGGTTAATATTTTTGGGCATATTTATGAGATGGGTGGACTAACGGGTGTTGGAACCTATCCCGAATACGCCAATTTGGGTTTAATGAATAAACTGATGCTTCACGCTTTAACTAAAATGCGGGATCGTAAACAATCGATATCTTATCTTTATCCGTATTCAATCCCTTATTATAGAAGAAAAGGCTGGGAAATCATCACCGACAAAATATCATTTGAAGTACCGGATACCCAGCTACCCAAACAAAGAAATGTTCCAGGAAACGTAGAACGAGTAAACATTGAACATCCGGACATCAAAGTGATCTATGATCAGTTTGCAGTGCAGCATCATGGCGCGATGATTCGTAATGAGTTAGCGTGGGAAGAATATTTGCGGTGGGATTTAGATGATATGACAGTGGGAATTTATTATAATCACGATGATTTACCCATGGGATATTTGTTATATTGGATTGCCGAGGAGATCTTCTATATTAAAGAAATGGTATACATTAACGAAGAAGCTCGAACGGGGTTATGGAATTTTATAAGTGCGCATTTTTCAATGATTAAGCTGGTCAAAGGGGATATTTATAAAGGGGAACCGTTGTCATTTATATTAGATGATGGGGACATCAAGGAAACGATAGCTCCATATTTTATGGCTCGGATTGTGGATGTTCAATTATTTATTGATCAGTATCCGTTTAAACGTCAGGATAAGGATTGTACGCTTATTTTTAACTTGAGCGATCCAATGCTGGAATGGAACCGAGGTACCTTTACGTTAACCGTAGATAAAGAAGGGAAGGGGACCTTACAACAAGGGGGCGTAAATCCTTCACTTACGATTGATATTCCTACATTAACTACGATGTTAATGGGTTATAAGCGGCCAACCTACTTGGCTCGAATCGGCCGTATTCAGACGAATGAAGCCACGATTCTTTTACTTGAAGGATTGATTAGACCAGAGCATCCTTATTTCTCTGATTATTTTTAA
- a CDS encoding M23 family metallopeptidase has product MKNSSKKIINKPGMSAKTALAIGFLTLLLTACGGGKAEMNDRESKESVFLPDNLPKFLLKGNYKEMYSHFSQPLKDEVSEAELAETAKEFTKDIQTLNKASAMQLNGFDRRTWVSDAGNKGLIGMFDPDGTISLIQIQELKASPETDMKLSKHEYALPFQGDWFVFWGGANVLVNYHYEVEIQRYAYDFIQAKNNYSYKGDPLKNKSYYAFGTNILAPADGTIVSVVNDIKDNEPVGVMNPNQATGNNVVIDHGGEYSHLAHLKKGSITVKPGDKVKKGDIIGLTGNSGNTSEPHLHFQISDGVDLFNSRSIPVRWEKGLKPIQGETISAAE; this is encoded by the coding sequence TTGAAAAACAGCTCTAAGAAAATTATCAATAAACCGGGAATGTCAGCAAAAACAGCTTTGGCAATTGGATTTCTTACCTTGCTATTAACAGCTTGTGGAGGAGGAAAAGCGGAAATGAATGATAGAGAATCAAAAGAATCAGTGTTCCTGCCTGATAATCTGCCAAAATTTCTGCTTAAAGGGAACTATAAAGAAATGTATTCCCACTTCAGTCAGCCTTTGAAGGATGAGGTGAGTGAAGCTGAATTAGCTGAGACCGCTAAGGAATTCACTAAGGATATACAGACACTGAACAAGGCTTCCGCTATGCAGCTTAATGGATTTGATCGACGTACATGGGTCAGTGATGCGGGTAATAAAGGGCTTATCGGAATGTTTGATCCGGATGGAACCATTTCATTAATCCAGATTCAAGAACTGAAAGCTTCCCCTGAAACCGACATGAAGCTTAGTAAGCATGAATATGCATTACCGTTCCAAGGCGACTGGTTTGTATTTTGGGGCGGAGCGAATGTACTTGTGAATTATCACTATGAAGTAGAAATTCAGCGTTACGCTTATGATTTCATCCAAGCCAAGAATAACTACTCTTATAAAGGAGATCCGCTGAAAAACAAAAGCTATTATGCCTTTGGGACAAATATTCTCGCCCCTGCGGATGGTACAATCGTATCGGTCGTGAATGATATTAAAGATAATGAACCTGTCGGTGTCATGAATCCAAACCAAGCAACCGGCAATAACGTGGTCATTGATCACGGAGGTGAATACAGTCATCTGGCTCATCTCAAAAAAGGTTCAATTACAGTTAAGCCGGGCGATAAAGTTAAAAAAGGCGATATCATTGGGCTGACAGGTAACTCAGGCAACACTAGCGAGCCCCATTTACATTTCCAGATCTCAGACGGCGTAGATTTGTTCAACTCTCGTTCTATCCCTGTTAGATGGGAGAAAGGATTGAAGCCGATCCAAGGCGAGACGATTAGTGCTGCTGAATAG